A stretch of DNA from Rhodococcus sp. NBC_00297:
AGAACCACCTCGAACGCTTCGTCGACCGGGACTCCCTCCATGTCCAGGACCGTCTCGGTGCCCCACGTGTGAGCAACCAGGCCGCCGTCGACAGTGACGCCGGGACTCGACGCGGTGAAGTCGATCGCCTCGAACGCGCCCAGCTCGCCCGGTGGTCCCTCGACCTCGGGGGCCGCGATCGTGCTGTCGGCGGGCGTCTCGCCACCCTCGGTGCCGACCGTCTGCACACCGAGCACCGCGGCGACGCCCACGGCGATCCCGGCGACAGCTGCAGCGGCCGGGACGAGGCGACCGCGTGCGGACGGTCTGACGATGCGTCGTCGAAGCAGGTCACCGGGTTCCGCATCGACCCAGGTCAGTCCCGCTGCCGACCCCAGCGACGCGACCGTCTCGCGCATCTCACGGATCTCGTCGGCGACCGAGGTGTCCTCGGCCTCCAGAATGCGAAGCTCGCGCCGCTCGGCGTCGGTCAGGTCGCCGGCCACCGCAGCCGCGATCAACTCCTCTCGTCGCGGATGTCCCGGAGTCATCAGGTCTCCTGACCGTCGAAGTGAACGCGCAGGGCGCGCAGTGCGTAGTACGCGCGGGTGCGCAGGGTGCCGATCGCGACGCCGGTGCCGGCCGACAGCTCCGCGTAGGACAGGCCGGTCAGGTGGATGGCCACCACCACCTGTCGATGTTCGGGGGACAGGGTGGCCAGACCCTCCACCACCCGCATCCGGGTCAGGACGTGATCGCTTCGATCGGGTTCCACGGCGTCGCCTTCCGCGACGGGGGAGGACGCGACCAGCGGAGTACGGCCTCGCGACCGCAGAGCATCCGCGACGACGTTGCGTGCGATGGCGAAGAGCCAGGTCCGAGTTCCACCCCGGGACTCGTCGAACCTGTCCTGCGCTCGCCACGCACGTACGAAGGTCTCCTGCACGCAGTCCTCGGCGGCGACACGATCGTGCAACACGTTCACGGCGAAACCCAGCAGCGACGACGCGTAGGCGTCGTAGGCGGCCGTGAGATCGAACGTCCCGCTCTCGCGCGACCGGAAGATCGCCAGCGTCTGCCCCCTCGATGTCGGGGGAGGGGTGTACCCCGCCGGTGCCCGTGCAGGACGAACCCTACTCACCGTCGACGCCGCTCCGACCTCCATGGTGGGTGTACGTCGAGAAGTGCGACGACGTTCGACCGTGGTGAACGTTTCGGTCATTCCGGACGTATCCCCTCTCGAAGGACGTCCGCGCATCCCGATCGGAAGGTACGACCACCATGACGACACGCACTGCACGAGGAACGATCATCGTTGCGGGAGGCGCCGCGGCGTTCCTCGCGCTCACCGCTGCTCCCGCGGCAGCAGAGACGCCGGTCGGCGAACCGTCGTCGTTCACCAGTGCCTTCACGGCCATGGCGACTCCGGACCAGGTCCTGAACGCGGACGGCGTCGCGACGCCGGGTGAGCCCGGCGCGACCGGAACGTTCACGTTCCGCATCAACTCGGACGAGAACATCATCTGCTACGACATCACCCTCGAGGGCGTCACCGGCGACTACATGTCGCCGGCGAAGACGGCGACGCACATTCATCAGGCAGCAGTGGGTGCCGCGGGCCCGCCGCGCATCGCGTTCCCGAACCCGTCCCCGGTCGGCGACGGACCTCGCACCAGCAGCGGCTGCCTGCAGGGGCCGTTCACGACCGGCGTGATGGCGAACGGTGCCGACACCGGAACGAACTTCGACCTCGCGGCCATCGAGGCGAACGCCGCCGGGTTCGCCGCGGACAGTCACACCACCGCCTTCGCCGCCGGCGCGGTGCGCGGACAGCTGACCCCGATTCCCGTCGGCGGTGTGGAGACGGGCGCCGGTGGATCCGTCACCGACAGTTCGACCGCGACCGTCGCGGGTGCCGGTGCCGCCGTTCTGGGCGTGGCGGCCCTCGTCGGGCTGGGCGTCGCCCGTCGGCGGAACTCCTGATCGACCGACGCGGATGAGATGGTCGACGCGCGCGAGTGCGTTCCTCCTGGTGGGGCTGGTGGTCGCCTGCGCGCGACCACCGGCCGTACCGCCCACCGAGACAGCGGTGTCCGTCACGTCTCCTGCTGCCGCGACCGTGTCCGAGACGGGACCTCTCGTCCCGGCGCGGGTGTCGGCACCCGAGATGGGTCTGGACGAACCGTTGATCGAGCTGGGTCTGAACCCGGACAACACCATGGCGGTTCCCGAGGACCAC
This window harbors:
- a CDS encoding sigma-70 family RNA polymerase sigma factor, which produces MTETFTTVERRRTSRRTPTMEVGAASTVSRVRPARAPAGYTPPPTSRGQTLAIFRSRESGTFDLTAAYDAYASSLLGFAVNVLHDRVAAEDCVQETFVRAWRAQDRFDESRGGTRTWLFAIARNVVADALRSRGRTPLVASSPVAEGDAVEPDRSDHVLTRMRVVEGLATLSPEHRQVVVAIHLTGLSYAELSAGTGVAIGTLRTRAYYALRALRVHFDGQET
- a CDS encoding CHRD domain-containing protein produces the protein MTTRTARGTIIVAGGAAAFLALTAAPAAAETPVGEPSSFTSAFTAMATPDQVLNADGVATPGEPGATGTFTFRINSDENIICYDITLEGVTGDYMSPAKTATHIHQAAVGAAGPPRIAFPNPSPVGDGPRTSSGCLQGPFTTGVMANGADTGTNFDLAAIEANAAGFAADSHTTAFAAGAVRGQLTPIPVGGVETGAGGSVTDSSTATVAGAGAAVLGVAALVGLGVARRRNS